ATTGGAATGCACTGTAACCTTTTTGAAACATCTGGTATTTGGAACTTTATGCAACTTAATGGTTAGTTTCTGCAAAACAAACACACCTTCATTTAACCCCGTCCCTTCCCTACTGCTGCCTAGCTGACAGACCTTGTGTTCTTTAATTATGCCCACACTGACCAAGCTGTACATCAGTGTACATCTGCCTTTGCAGGGGGGCCAGACAAAGAAACACTGTGGAATTATATCTGCTCTCAGTCACCCTGTGGCCTATCCTGTACACAAGGGTCACAACTGGGGGCAGGGGTAGTGTGCCTCCAACTAGGCAGTGCATTTGTCAGCTGGCTCTTCTTTGGTGACCCAAACTAGACTCCAGCTAGGCAAACGGAGCATATGGCTTCCAATGAGTAATTCAATACTggaatagtaaaaataaataaataagtaatcttaaatgttttttaaaaattatctgatttaagattgacgtatatacactactatgtataaaatagataactattaagaacctgctgtataaaaagtaaataaataaaataaaattcagaaaaaaatgatgtgATTTAAGACAACAGTAATATAATTTAATGACTGAAAACATTCAAGAATGAGAATAAGATGTTTTTCAGTGGGGACATACATATTAATTCAGCCcagacaaaaaataaagttagggTTAGTTCCAGCATCTTTAGTTGTCTTGTCAGAGAAGCTACTAGCTTTCTTAACAGACCCTTATTTATGCCAGGCACACAGAAACTGCTGGGTGAGGTCCAGCATTCTCACATTGTCCTTAAATGCCATCTTATTAAATCTTGTTATGAATTGAGGTAGTGGATTTTTCTCCTAGGTCCAAAACAAGGAAGAAGATATGAAAGAGGGTGAGAAAGTGATGCATTCATTCTTATACAGATATTTATACAGAGCTATTCATCCACCAGACTCTGCTCTATCCCTATTTCTGGTAAAAATACTGAAGAGGCTCTTTTCCTCATGGTAAGAGGGCAGAGCACTGAAGGACTGAAGAGCAACGACAGTATAAATGTGGTGACAACTAGTTTTTATTGAGACTTTTCTACACATTGGCTCAGATAAGTTATCACAAGCATGCTATAAGGGAGGACTTGTTATGAGCAATACACAAAACATTAAACCACATCTCAGATCAGGAATTACCCCAGTGTTCCAGAACTAGAGACAGATAAATTCAGGATTCAGACCTGTGTCTGTGTTACTCCAGTGTCAGTGCCTTCTCTTCTCACCTCACCCTGCCAGGGCAAGGGAAGCAGCCTGAGCCCTGGGGTTGTGCCACCAGGAATGAAGCAGAACAGGGCTGGAGAAGGAGCCTACACATAGCTTAGGAAGAGCTGTAGGATGCCTTCAAATGCCAGGAAGAAGGGGACTATTATGCTGAATCAATGCAGCCCAAAAAATGAGACAAGCACCAGTCAGGAGGTGGGTAGAAAGAAGCTGAGCCACTTTGTGACCTGAGCACCCTTGCAGGTGATggttggggcagggggtgggcatAAAGGAAACATTCTCTTCCTTTAAGGACCAGACAACAACCTGAGGTTTGCATTTGCATAAAACTAGATTATAACCTTTATTTTGTCACTTATTCATTCTGAGAACTTTGGTAATTGAATACCTTTTTAAGAAGTTCACTTTTCACATTTGTAAAATAGGTGTTATTAAACGTATCTTATAGAGTTATTGTGGGGTTGGATTATATCAATATACTACCTGTAAAGAGTTCAGCCATTACCTCACATATAAAGGGATCAGAAGATGGTCTCTGATTATTTTCTACCTTCCACTGTTCCTTGAAACAAATACCTGCATGCATATATACTTGCTTGCATTAATGATGATTGTCTTTGCTATGTGTTCAAAAATGGATGTGTTTCTTGCTCTAAGTCTGAATGGTACACCTCCCTGTAGAGTATATATTTCATTCACCGTTATCTCCCCATACCAACTATAGCACTGTGCTTGACTCTTAGATCCTCTCCCACAGCATGCCTTGTGTAAAAGCTGTGGGGTTGGGACAACACGGAACCAGAAGTCACAAGATAGCTTCTCCCTCTTATTTTCCtctcattcaatttttttttaattgagatatagttcacagaccataaaattcatcctttaaatgtatacagttcatttttttggaaaaatcacAAAGTTTTTCAACGAGCACCACTATCTTATtcaagaatattttcatcacccccaaaagaggCCCCAGACTCATTAGCAGTTATTTCCCATTCCCTCTCCCACCAACTcttgacaaccactaatctactttccatGTCTATAGGTTTGCCTACTCTAGATATTTCCTGTAAATGGAGTTATACAGTGTGTAATCTTTTGTATCTGACTTCACTCACTTAGCAAATGTTTTGAAGGCTCAATCTTGTTATAACATGTATTGATACTTCattcctctttttcctccatttttatacttttctccTCTTAGCGATTCTAAAATACTTTCCCCAAATGCTATAAGACCTCTTTGTCCCGACCATTCCACCTGCATACCTCTGCCTCAGGTCGTTTTTCTGTGAACTCTCACTAGAACATATGTGGCCTCGACTCTCCCACCTGTCCCCTCTGTCCCCCACACACGGGCACCTTAAGACTCCTGTCAGAGTTTTGGACAGGCCTGGTGAAATCTCCTCTCCCAAATCACCAGGTCTGTGCCTgactttgaccaccttcaccacTGCCTTTGGTTAAAGTTATGAGGTTTGAGGACAGAGCTTTGAACTAGGACTCTGGACATGATAGGTTTTGCCAACTctacgtttatttatttattttttctggtttaAACTAGTTTAATGAAACAATAatgtcaagaaacatttattgagcatacaCTATATTCGGAGGATTGTCCTGGGTCCTCCAGGAGATACAGTGATATACATAGTCCAGATACATAGTTCTCAGGGGCTCTCAATCCGAGGGTAGATACACATGAAAACATCTAACCATAATACCAGACAGAATGAATCAGGGGCTGTAGCTGAGGGACAACTTGTAGACACAGTAAATATCCATTGTTTCACCTGCCCACTGTCCCTTCTCTTCTCACAAGTCTCTTGGTTTTCTTTGGGCCACCCCTTTCACTCTCAGTTCACAGTAGAGCTGATTCAACCTCCATGTCCaggtttctttacctgtaaaatgggtatactGACCCTCCCTAGAAGCataatttctttttgaattttattatatttatttttttatacagcaggttcttattagaaCACATCTATGATTTTATAAGATGCATGATTTTATAAAGTCACTTACTGTCTCTATTTCTTTATCAAGAGGCTAAAAATACTCTTATTTATTCAGAGTTTTCCTACGAGAGATAAAGAAAATAGGGGAATATGATTTCTAAATCACAACTGGTTATACAAGTGTTAATTGTAAAGATATAACATCACCTTATTGtggtcatttttgtttctttgggtttttttgggaaGGTGACCATGAGAGATGAAAGGGCTCTGTAAAGAGCTGTTAGAAGGTAGACGTGTCGTCACAATAACTGATATTTTTGATCTTGGAGATTAGATCCTGGAGAGCAATGCCAGCACCATGTGAAAGAGAGGTGAAGGAGCTCATGAGAAAGGTCTAATCATCTATGGAGGGATGAGGAGGTTCTAGAGTTTTCTTCATCAAAAGTTGAGGACCTGTGTGTTGGACACTGTGCTAGTTCAATAATGAACAAAAGCAGTCTCTgatctcatggagcttatattccagtGAGAGGATTCAGACAATTAAAGATCCATATTAGGTGGTGATAAGGAAAATCAAGCAGGTAAGTATATTGAGAGTGATGGTGTGGGTGGCCATGCCTTAGCTAGGCTTGACAGAGCAAACTCTTCTGATAAAACATGTAAGGAGAGCGTTGAATGAAGTCAGAGAGTCATGCAGATACCAGGGTGAAGGGGCTTCCTTGCAgcaggaacagcaagtgcaaaaatCCTGAGGCAACAGCATGTTCTGGTGCTTTGAACATTGAGGATGTGTTTTGGTGGGCTGAGAAAATGTTAAACAGACAGTGGCCTACCCAAGGCCACTTCTCTCCAGTACATCACTGTCCCTTCATCCAGCAGGAGTAAAAGGAAACCATGATCATTGCTCTAATGAGAGTGCAAATTGCTGTCTAATGTGAGCAGGGGCAAAGGACATGCTTGAAGTTAGAATGAGAACCTCTTGTTACCACAGGTGCTTGACCTGTTTATCCAGAACAGTCAGCCTGCCTCTGTCTGCCTCATTTCTTACCctgaacccttttttttttggccatctaCCCAGAATTCTATACACAAGAAACACCTTAGAAGTCAGGGCTGGGCAGGAAGGAGCCAGGAGAGTGGCTACAATGACTTCAGCAGTCCTGGTGGACATCCAGGATGAAGTGACCTGCCCCATCTGCCTGGAGCTCCTGACAGAACCCCTGAGCATAGACTGTGGACACAGCTTCTGCCAAGCCTGCATCATGGGGAATAGCAAGGAGTTGGGTATTGGCCAAGAAGAAGAGAGCAGCTGTCCTGTGTGCCAGACCAGCTACCAGCCTGGGAACCTGCGGCCCAATCGGCACCTGGCCAACATAGCGGACAGGCTCAGGGATGTGGTGTTGGGCTTGGGGAAGCAGCTGAAGGTGATTCTTTGTGCGCACCATGGAGAGAAACTCCAGCTCTTCTGTAAGGAGGATGGGAAGCTCATTTGCTGGCTGTGCGAGAGGTCCCAGGAGCACCGTGGTCACCACACGTTCCTCATGGAGGAGGTTGCCCAGGAGTACCAGGTGGGAGCCCAGATGGAGGGAAGGCAGGTGGGGACAGACTCCTTGGTAGATTACTAACTTTTCTTTATGCTCTAATCTAATTTCTTTGTAGTCCACCTATTTATGTAGAGGATGAAACTAGAAAAAGCCCCTCTGGCCAAGGGCAGAGACTTTAGCTCTTTCTTGCTGTTCATGATTGGTTCTGCATGAGTAGATGATGCTGCTCGGGGCCAGTACGGGGCAGGGCAGGTTGAGTTCAGGAGATATGTTGGCAGTGAGAGTAAAGGACTTAAAGTGGTTCATGATCAGGTTCTTTCccctggagaaaagagaatcagcCTATTCCCAGTGGTTTCTATCCCCTGTTTATAAAAGATAACTTTGACCTTCTCAGTTTTTCATTCCAGGACAGGCATCTCCTGAGGTCAGCATAATAATCTCTCCCCCATTCATTCCATGTCTCCGCACTGAAACAATTTGACACTTGATCCTGCTTGACTTGATGTGTTTCTTCCAGGAGAAGTTCCAGGAGTCTCTGAAGAAGCTGAGGCAAGAGCAGCAGGAAGCTGAGAAACTAACAGCTGTTATCAGAGAGAAGAGGGCATCCTGGAAGGTAAGAGAGGTTCTTCTGAAGGTGTCCTGGGACGGGAATCAGGGCAGGGCGCGGGAGCCGAGGGCAAAGGGGACCTAGTTCTGTCTGTTCCCTGACTTAGCTAGAAGAGCTTCCCTTTGCGTCGTCCTTCACTGCAGCCCTTCCAAACAAGGGTATTGTTCTTGGTGCAGagccagggagagagaagggggagttAGAAAATGAACATATCAAAGGGAATCTAGGTTTTTGAAGACAATCATGGGAGAGGAACCATGGCCATTGGCAGCCCTTAATTCCTGATTCTGGACCTTGTTCTATAGTTTCGAGCTCTCAAAGTTGGAAAAATAGGTCATGCACAGGCCGCTCTCAATATTGAAAACTGGAAGGGGAGGCTGATGGTGAATCCTGAGAGGCCAGAGAGGCTGCTTGGAATCTAAATCCCACCTAGGAATCAAAGTCTCTATCTCAGAAGCCTAGATAAGACAGCCTGGGGCCAATGGTCTGAGAAGAGCTGAAGGGAGAATAGGAGAAAAGAGCAGGTTCTGCAGGACTTACTCCCCCATTTGCTCATTCCCCCCCAGTGAGACCTGCCAGGAAAGCAGTACAGAGCCTGCCTCCCCAACCCCTTATACAGGAGGCCCTCAGCTCAACAGACTACCAACCTCTTTCTCTTCCATGTTCCTGAAGAATCAGATGGAACCTGAGAGACACAGGATCCAGAAGCAGTTTGATCAGTTGAGGAGCATCCTGGACAGAGAGGAGCAGCGGCAGCTGAagaagctggaggaggaggagaggaaggggctgAACATCATAGCAGAAGCTGAGAGTGAGCTGATCCAGCAGAGCCAGTCCCTGAGAGAGCTCATCTCAGACCTGGAGCGCCGGTGTCAGGGGTCAACAACGGAGCTGCTGCAGGTAGGAATTGCAAAGGAGCCCGAGGTCTGATGGTCAAGGCAAAGAGAGACTAActttccttcccttctgatgTGGGACTCCTTATCTTggtgggggaaagaaaaaaatttcctttgacCCTGTAGTGCCTCTTCCCTATTAAACAGTTCAAAGTTCATGGATAAAGCATAGGATAATTAAAagtacaaatgctaaaggaatgtctcatttttatttatgtataaagGATAGTCCAAAAGTTCATTTGATACAATGTAAAAGATCGAGTGATGTTTTACT
This region of Mesoplodon densirostris isolate mMesDen1 chromosome 7, mMesDen1 primary haplotype, whole genome shotgun sequence genomic DNA includes:
- the LOC132493455 gene encoding tripartite motif-containing protein 6-like isoform X2 — encoded protein: MTSAVLVDIQDEVTCPICLELLTEPLSIDCGHSFCQACIMGNSKELGIGQEEESSCPVCQTSYQPGNLRPNRHLANIADRLRDVVLGLGKQLKVILCAHHGEKLQLFCKEDGKLICWLCERSQEHRGHHTFLMEEVAQEYQEKFQESLKKLRQEQQEAEKLTAVIREKRASWKNQMEPERHRIQKQFDQLRSILDREEQRQLKKLEEEERKGLNIIAEAESELIQQSQSLRELISDLERRCQGSTTELLQDVSDVAKRSESWTLKKPEALPTKLKSMFRAPDLKKMLRVFRELTDVQSYWVDMTLNPHMANLNLVLSKNRRQVRFVGAQLPGSHLEEHYGCGVLGSRHFSSGKHYWEVDVSKKTDWILGVCSDSMGPMFSFNQFANNRNVYSRYQPQSGYWVIGLHHKHEYRAYEESSTSLLLSMMVPPRRIGVFLDYEAGTVSFYNVTNHGFPIYTFSKYYFPTSLCPYFNPCNCVVPMTLRRPSS
- the LOC132493455 gene encoding tripartite motif-containing protein 6-like isoform X1 is translated as MTSAVLVDIQDEVTCPICLELLTEPLSIDCGHSFCQACIMGNSKELGIGQEEESSCPVCQTSYQPGNLRPNRHLANIADRLRDVVLGLGKQLKVILCAHHGEKLQLFCKEDGKLICWLCERSQEHRGHHTFLMEEVAQEYQEKFQESLKKLRQEQQEAEKLTAVIREKRASWKVRERHRIQKQFDQLRSILDREEQRQLKKLEEEERKGLNIIAEAESELIQQSQSLRELISDLERRCQGSTTELLQDVSDVAKRSESWTLKKPEALPTKLKSMFRAPDLKKMLRVFRELTDVQSYWVDMTLNPHMANLNLVLSKNRRQVRFVGAQLPGSHLEEHYGCGVLGSRHFSSGKHYWEVDVSKKTDWILGVCSDSMGPMFSFNQFANNRNVYSRYQPQSGYWVIGLHHKHEYRAYEESSTSLLLSMMVPPRRIGVFLDYEAGTVSFYNVTNHGFPIYTFSKYYFPTSLCPYFNPCNCVVPMTLRRPSS